In one Thermosipho ferrireducens genomic region, the following are encoded:
- a CDS encoding carboxymuconolactone decarboxylase family protein — MNLKEWRKSLPEVTGGLVRMRQKALSDGEIPSKYKILMALTMSIVAKCEPCIKAYVEKSKNANVNEKEFLEALETSIMFAGCVGEQWALKAMKYWEDIKIEKDENCCSTDE; from the coding sequence ATGAATTTAAAAGAATGGAGAAAAAGTTTGCCAGAAGTTACTGGTGGATTAGTTCGAATGCGTCAAAAAGCCTTAAGCGATGGTGAAATACCTTCGAAGTATAAAATACTGATGGCGCTAACAATGTCAATAGTGGCGAAATGTGAGCCATGTATAAAAGCATATGTGGAAAAATCAAAAAATGCAAACGTTAATGAAAAAGAATTTTTAGAAGCGCTGGAAACTTCCATAATGTTTGCAGGTTGTGTAGGTGAACAATGGGCATTAAAGGCGATGAAATATTGGGAAGATATAAAAATAGAAAAAGATGAAAATTGCTGTTCAACAGATGAATGA
- a CDS encoding SHOCT domain-containing protein — protein sequence MWAIIGVLLGVGLWFVVSKKFFSSSCCSSKKDPEQLLEEKFARGEITEEEFLNEREQLRKGGESL from the coding sequence ATGTGGGCAATAATTGGTGTTTTGCTGGGTGTGGGTTTATGGTTTGTTGTTTCTAAAAAGTTCTTTTCAAGTTCTTGCTGTAGTTCTAAAAAAGATCCCGAGCAACTTCTTGAAGAAAAATTCGCAAGAGGAGAAATAACCGAGGAAGAGTTTTTAAATGAAAGAGAACAGTTACGAAAGGGGGGCGAATCGTTATGA
- a CDS encoding class I SAM-dependent methyltransferase, producing MAKYDKIAKFYDKAEGFIEKRVFSKYRKKLFEYVNGFVLEVGVGTGKNFPYYPEGVRGFAIDVSKNMLKIAEKRKKELNLENIELLEMDAMDIKFENDTFDTVFSTFVFCTVPDPIKALKEVKRVLKRNGTAVFLEHMKSKNILYNIPLYLMQPMTKLFLGTSMIRETEDNIRRAGLNIIEVQYLFKDIVRLIIAKK from the coding sequence ATGGCTAAATACGATAAAATTGCAAAGTTTTACGATAAGGCGGAAGGTTTTATAGAAAAAAGGGTATTTTCAAAATATAGAAAAAAATTATTTGAGTATGTAAATGGTTTTGTACTGGAAGTAGGAGTGGGAACGGGAAAGAACTTTCCATACTACCCAGAAGGTGTCAGAGGCTTTGCAATTGACGTGAGTAAGAATATGTTAAAAATCGCGGAAAAGAGGAAGAAAGAATTAAATCTTGAAAATATTGAGTTGCTGGAAATGGATGCTATGGATATCAAATTTGAAAATGATACTTTCGATACAGTGTTTTCCACGTTTGTTTTCTGTACAGTTCCTGATCCAATAAAAGCTTTGAAAGAAGTCAAAAGAGTACTTAAAAGAAATGGAACAGCGGTGTTTCTGGAGCATATGAAAAGCAAAAATATTTTATATAATATACCATTATATCTTATGCAACCTATGACAAAATTATTCCTGGGCACTTCTATGATAAGAGAGACGGAAGATAATATTAGAAGAGCCGGTTTGAATATTATCGAAGTTCAATATTTGTTTAAAGATATAGTTAGATTAATAATTGCCAAAAAGTAA
- a CDS encoding flavin reductase family protein has protein sequence MDALKKLYTTTTVITVNTKRGMNGITVAWITRVSIKPPMVAISIGKSRYSFELLKETEIFGICILGKNARRIAEHFGSISGRYKNKFENINYKLSSRGIPIVEGTIAYIECKKVSITETGDHFIFVGEVVEQIVYSDEKPLLYGEHKILEV, from the coding sequence ATGGATGCCTTGAAAAAGTTATACACAACCACTACTGTTATTACAGTTAATACAAAAAGGGGTATGAACGGTATAACGGTAGCATGGATAACGCGCGTGTCCATTAAACCACCTATGGTGGCAATTTCTATTGGAAAGTCTCGGTATAGTTTTGAACTTTTAAAAGAGACAGAAATCTTTGGCATTTGCATTTTGGGGAAAAATGCCCGTCGTATCGCAGAACATTTTGGTTCAATTTCCGGGAGATATAAAAATAAATTCGAAAATATCAACTATAAATTAAGTTCTCGAGGTATTCCTATAGTAGAGGGGACAATAGCTTATATTGAATGTAAAAAAGTATCAATTACAGAAACAGGTGATCATTTTATCTTTGTAGGAGAAGTTGTTGAACAAATTGTTTATTCAGATGAGAAACCACTTCTTTATGGTGAACACAAAATTTTGGAGGTGTAG
- a CDS encoding class I SAM-dependent methyltransferase produces the protein MFEHYYTQKPTTPLRIKYAELILKNAHKYIFKTPSGVYSFGKIDKASKILIEHSIAKSGKVLDLGCGYGVIGITLKKEYPEIELYMSDINERAVEFAKINAKDNNVEATIKAGNLYSVWENMVFDHIVSNPPIVAGKKVWMEIVEKAPEFLKDGGTLEIVAFHNKGGKRIKEFMNEIFGNVKDTWKEGGIRVYLSVKE, from the coding sequence ATGTTCGAACACTATTATACACAAAAACCGACTACTCCACTTCGTATAAAATATGCTGAACTGATTCTCAAAAATGCTCATAAATATATTTTTAAAACACCAAGTGGGGTTTATTCTTTCGGAAAAATTGACAAGGCAAGCAAAATTTTAATAGAACATTCCATTGCCAAGTCTGGAAAAGTTCTGGACCTTGGATGTGGTTACGGAGTTATAGGTATTACGTTAAAGAAAGAATATCCGGAAATAGAACTTTATATGAGCGATATAAACGAAAGAGCAGTAGAATTTGCAAAAATCAATGCAAAAGATAATAATGTTGAAGCTACCATAAAAGCAGGAAATCTTTACAGCGTATGGGAAAATATGGTATTTGATCACATTGTTTCAAATCCTCCAATAGTAGCAGGAAAAAAAGTCTGGATGGAAATAGTTGAAAAAGCTCCAGAATTCTTAAAAGACGGTGGAACTTTAGAAATTGTAGCGTTTCACAATAAGGGAGGAAAAAGAATAAAAGAATTTATGAATGAAATTTTTGGAAATGTAAAGGATACATGGAAAGAAGGAGGAATAAGAGTCTACCTTTCTGTTAAAGAATGA
- a CDS encoding energy-coupling factor ABC transporter ATP-binding protein has protein sequence MKITLENLSFTYAKGTPYEKEVLREINLEIKASETVFITGRTGSGKTTLLYILDFLLKPTSGKIKVNGENPFKDPYRFRKHIGIAFQFPEHQFFSERVIDEIVFSMKNFDVENIDENLEKVLSITGIEKKLLSKSPFELSGGQQRRVAIASAIAHNPEFLILDEPTASLDSTGISMIKTLMKNWSLLGKTLIVVTHDLNQFKDLNKKVYELKNGTLKEVK, from the coding sequence ATGAAAATCACACTTGAAAATTTAAGTTTTACCTATGCTAAAGGAACCCCATATGAGAAAGAAGTTTTAAGAGAAATAAACCTTGAAATTAAAGCCAGCGAGACTGTCTTTATAACAGGAAGAACAGGTTCTGGTAAAACTACGTTGTTGTATATACTTGATTTTCTTTTAAAGCCAACTTCGGGAAAAATAAAGGTTAACGGCGAAAACCCATTCAAAGATCCGTACAGATTTAGAAAACACATAGGTATTGCTTTTCAATTTCCAGAACATCAATTTTTTTCCGAACGAGTTATCGATGAAATAGTGTTTTCTATGAAGAATTTTGACGTGGAAAATATTGATGAAAATCTTGAAAAAGTATTGAGCATTACTGGAATAGAAAAAAAATTACTTTCAAAATCCCCATTTGAGTTATCAGGCGGGCAACAACGAAGAGTGGCAATTGCCTCCGCAATTGCCCATAATCCAGAATTTTTGATATTGGACGAACCAACAGCAAGCCTTGATTCTACAGGAATTAGCATGATAAAAACTCTGATGAAAAATTGGAGTTTATTGGGAAAGACACTTATAGTAGTAACTCACGATTTAAACCAGTTCAAGGATTTAAACAAAAAAGTTTATGAACTCAAAAACGGCACCTTAAAAGAGGTGAAATAG
- a CDS encoding type II secretion system F family protein — MNYKYVAYNRKGKKVSGTIEAQNVRDAINQLRNNGFAILEISKASETRFEFLKNLFTIPLKDIVLFSRQLETMISAGVRIKEALEVLSQQEIFSKRFRKVLTQVTIDLESGSSFSEALEKQNVFDEVLINMIKAGEEGGVLEDTLKKLSNYYESVNRMKQQVKSAMVYPTFILSFAIVVIIVISVFILPRLFSVFGNALQVGGLISILTKLNHLFLTSWPLISILGVLAIVGFALFLKTKYGQSFKNFLGNLIPPVRKLKEKITQERFCRTFGVLIGSGVSVIDTLEMAAKASNNPSFIKKIKNVQEKVRNGSTLKMALKEEKVFPQIIYEMVGTGEETGKLDTIMNKVADFFEEQITQDTKKLLSMIEPLMIAFVGLFIALLAYTMYTAIFQMQSSFGG; from the coding sequence GTGAACTATAAATATGTAGCTTACAATCGAAAAGGAAAAAAGGTATCAGGAACTATAGAAGCTCAAAACGTAAGAGATGCTATTAACCAGCTTAGAAACAACGGTTTTGCCATCCTTGAGATTTCAAAAGCTTCTGAAACCCGATTTGAATTTTTAAAGAACCTTTTTACAATTCCCCTGAAAGATATTGTTCTATTTTCACGACAACTTGAAACTATGATAAGTGCAGGTGTACGAATTAAAGAAGCACTTGAAGTACTGTCTCAGCAAGAAATTTTCAGCAAAAGATTTAGAAAAGTTCTTACTCAGGTAACTATAGATCTTGAAAGTGGAAGTTCGTTCTCGGAAGCTCTGGAAAAACAGAATGTTTTTGATGAAGTTTTAATAAACATGATAAAAGCTGGTGAAGAAGGTGGAGTCCTCGAGGACACCTTGAAAAAACTTTCAAACTATTATGAAAGCGTAAATAGAATGAAACAACAAGTAAAATCAGCTATGGTATATCCTACTTTTATTCTAAGTTTTGCAATTGTAGTTATTATAGTTATTAGTGTTTTTATACTTCCCAGACTTTTTAGCGTCTTCGGGAACGCGTTGCAAGTAGGTGGACTTATTAGTATTTTAACAAAACTAAACCATTTGTTTTTAACAAGCTGGCCACTCATAAGTATACTTGGAGTATTGGCAATTGTCGGGTTTGCGTTATTTTTGAAAACAAAGTATGGTCAGAGTTTCAAAAATTTTCTTGGAAATTTAATACCTCCTGTTAGAAAATTAAAGGAAAAAATAACTCAGGAGAGATTTTGTAGAACATTTGGAGTTTTAATTGGAAGTGGCGTATCAGTAATAGACACGCTCGAAATGGCTGCAAAAGCTTCAAACAATCCATCGTTTATTAAAAAAATCAAAAATGTACAGGAAAAGGTAAGAAATGGTAGCACTTTAAAAATGGCGTTAAAAGAAGAAAAAGTATTTCCACAAATAATATATGAGATGGTTGGTACAGGGGAAGAAACTGGTAAACTGGATACAATAATGAACAAAGTTGCTGATTTCTTTGAAGAGCAAATCACCCAAGATACAAAAAAATTACTCTCAATGATTGAACCATTGATGATAGCTTTTGTTGGACTTTTTATTGCTCTTCTTGCGTATACTATGTATACTGCTATATTCCAGATGCAATCTTCGTTTGGAGGATAA
- a CDS encoding type II and III secretion system protein, which translates to MKKIAILILTSFSLILLASITNITYYESNGEIISVFEFDKPIAPSYVEFGWNESKTVYYLQISKEYIENTYLPVSKGPLEGIQIISTNGGINIFFFTIVPVKADWYVLNNKIYVKMPRSVSKKLFSFSYVNASLDIVARDFSEALGINISLYESVREKTVNLKVDNATIEESLRLLLLNNPEISYAYGPNKTLYIGSPEDIQKNFARYWQVYEGELNVEKLKSLLASGTFVKYLENKSKIFVYGGVREHRMIADAIAIKPTKSWYYYPYSVSTQTVTKFMENISEIYSVKYVILDGLKKVAIYSSSEAAKTIGRLISYLKEEIEFEKEPTVKIKVKYPDRIFEVLSSLGVNVQKLGNYIVVPKSKKEIVLNLEKDHTVGNPYRLVLEDVKIDTVQNALRYLGISESDGIVTESNNKVFVTLYVSDEIYRRFIQFLEIASMKTAIVNLDENELKKYKVTIIKKLSNGNYLISGKEEEIDKIKLLVSKQMKSGYTKLTIKLLPTDPPFEVLQTLLEATGTKINDEIVVFSVKKDLVREFENKLNNLRKEFGKKYYVITDYIIDENLEKAIKDMYNVDISKIGDNYLLIGYDIEPAKDFIKRFGIIKKESSYYNQTIKTIKVLLENSQEIENILKEYYNVDAKYYSSVKLLFIKGTPEKIKSAEEFLKTIITEKIQSSSEKVSTEFLKQPLQKELLSSIESITGVKIYTFDSGSLLVGNKQNIDSAKAILDRLLTDATIVKVSTQLSEKDIAKIINVYNNKVNFSKVGNYAYFYGNPDIIKSIINEITTITNASTKTIEKPEIYVENEKVYIRVNQKPLPEVIVKTFTNFGKSIVLSNIPETPITINLEGVSFEQFITVLKTYNVKIEKKDDIYYAIKIQAESENLVELKNNKLFVRAENMPISFLVKEVYNKFGYSVVVNGVSETISMVLNNSSLEDFERILKSKVNIIKNDNIVFITPIEKSEKELLSKTLEGTIRVNDGLITINAESVSLEEIIKSIMQKLGYSVVFSKKLDKSVNIYAKDITFDTFKRIAENYNVNIEKQNNLYFVSETSNATKTVDSFIFAVPRGADKINELVKFYGGSTYIDTDSGLVIATGINAKIAGEIKQLIEKISQVKLASIEVKVIDEETLDSFVSDLGTMFISDLGTITNRDMQLRIGVGDARIDKIMKKLISIGNEIGKAEIGINTTAGALEKNNGKSNVIASPNIVAKSGETANILIGDKYPIILKQGENQTETIQYLESGISLSITPYINADDTIDLSLQIKVSSFDWSVSNPYGLPKENTREVNTSLTLKNGQTLIIGGLTREEKSNSVSKLPILGDLPIIGKFFKTEKESTIKRNIIVFITAKVVK; encoded by the coding sequence ATGAAAAAAATAGCGATTTTAATTTTAACAAGTTTTTCTCTAATTCTTCTTGCAAGTATAACAAACATTACCTATTACGAGTCTAACGGAGAAATAATTTCAGTGTTTGAATTTGATAAACCAATTGCACCATCTTATGTGGAATTCGGCTGGAACGAATCTAAAACAGTTTATTATTTGCAAATCTCAAAAGAGTATATTGAAAACACTTATTTACCTGTTTCAAAAGGTCCGCTTGAAGGCATTCAAATTATTTCCACAAATGGCGGTATTAACATTTTCTTTTTTACTATAGTACCTGTTAAAGCAGATTGGTATGTTTTAAATAACAAAATATATGTAAAAATGCCTCGATCTGTTTCGAAAAAACTTTTTAGTTTTTCATATGTGAATGCATCCCTTGATATTGTGGCAAGAGACTTTTCTGAAGCACTTGGCATAAACATTTCACTTTATGAAAGTGTTCGAGAGAAAACTGTGAATTTAAAGGTTGACAACGCCACTATCGAAGAAAGTCTACGACTGCTTTTACTTAATAATCCAGAAATTAGTTATGCATATGGTCCAAATAAAACTTTATACATAGGTTCACCTGAAGATATTCAAAAGAACTTTGCACGTTATTGGCAGGTTTACGAAGGGGAACTTAACGTTGAAAAGTTAAAATCATTACTTGCGTCTGGTACATTCGTTAAATATTTAGAAAACAAATCGAAGATATTCGTGTACGGAGGAGTTAGAGAACATAGAATGATAGCAGATGCAATAGCTATTAAACCAACAAAAAGCTGGTATTATTATCCTTACAGTGTTTCCACGCAAACTGTAACAAAATTTATGGAAAATATCTCTGAAATTTACAGTGTAAAATATGTAATCCTTGATGGTCTAAAAAAAGTAGCCATTTACTCAAGTAGTGAGGCTGCAAAAACAATAGGGCGTCTGATTTCTTACTTAAAAGAAGAAATAGAATTTGAAAAAGAACCAACTGTAAAAATAAAAGTTAAATATCCTGACAGAATATTTGAAGTTTTATCGAGTCTGGGTGTAAATGTTCAAAAACTTGGGAATTACATAGTTGTTCCGAAATCCAAGAAAGAAATAGTACTTAATTTGGAAAAAGATCATACTGTTGGAAATCCATATCGCCTGGTACTTGAAGACGTTAAAATAGACACAGTTCAAAACGCTCTTAGATATTTAGGTATTTCAGAAAGTGATGGAATAGTTACTGAGAGCAATAACAAGGTATTTGTTACACTTTATGTAAGTGACGAAATTTATAGAAGATTTATTCAATTCTTAGAAATAGCCTCAATGAAAACTGCTATCGTAAATTTAGATGAAAATGAATTAAAAAAATATAAAGTAACAATTATCAAGAAACTTTCAAATGGAAATTATCTTATTAGTGGAAAAGAAGAAGAGATTGATAAAATCAAACTATTAGTTTCAAAACAAATGAAATCTGGATACACTAAACTGACTATAAAGTTGTTACCAACAGATCCTCCATTTGAGGTGCTTCAAACTTTACTTGAAGCAACTGGAACCAAAATTAATGATGAAATTGTAGTATTTTCAGTCAAAAAAGATTTAGTAAGAGAGTTTGAAAACAAATTGAATAATCTGCGGAAAGAGTTTGGAAAAAAATATTATGTAATTACTGACTATATAATTGACGAAAATCTGGAGAAAGCAATAAAAGATATGTACAACGTAGATATATCAAAAATCGGGGATAATTATCTTCTCATAGGATACGATATTGAACCTGCAAAGGATTTCATAAAAAGGTTTGGAATAATAAAAAAAGAAAGTTCGTACTACAACCAGACAATTAAAACAATTAAAGTATTATTAGAAAATTCTCAAGAGATAGAAAATATTCTAAAAGAATATTATAATGTAGACGCTAAATATTATTCATCTGTAAAATTACTTTTCATAAAAGGTACACCAGAAAAAATCAAATCTGCTGAAGAATTTTTAAAAACTATCATTACGGAAAAAATCCAATCGTCTTCAGAAAAAGTTTCCACAGAATTTCTTAAACAGCCTCTTCAGAAAGAACTCCTCTCATCTATAGAAAGTATAACAGGTGTTAAGATTTACACATTTGATTCCGGAAGCTTACTTGTTGGAAATAAACAAAACATTGATTCTGCAAAAGCAATTTTAGATAGACTGTTAACTGATGCGACAATAGTTAAAGTTTCCACGCAATTGAGCGAAAAAGATATAGCAAAAATTATAAATGTGTACAACAACAAAGTAAATTTCTCTAAAGTTGGAAATTATGCGTATTTTTATGGAAATCCCGATATTATAAAAAGCATAATAAATGAAATCACAACAATTACAAACGCATCAACCAAAACCATTGAGAAGCCAGAAATATACGTTGAAAATGAGAAGGTATATATAAGAGTTAATCAAAAACCACTACCAGAAGTAATAGTAAAAACTTTTACAAATTTTGGAAAATCTATTGTACTTTCCAACATACCAGAAACGCCTATTACAATAAATCTCGAAGGAGTATCTTTCGAACAATTTATAACTGTTCTAAAAACATACAATGTAAAGATCGAAAAAAAAGATGACATATACTATGCCATCAAAATTCAAGCCGAAAGTGAAAACCTTGTTGAGCTAAAAAATAATAAACTATTTGTCAGAGCAGAAAATATGCCCATAAGTTTTCTTGTAAAAGAAGTGTATAACAAGTTTGGATATTCCGTAGTAGTCAATGGAGTTTCAGAAACAATTAGTATGGTCTTAAATAACTCATCACTTGAAGACTTTGAAAGGATTTTAAAATCTAAGGTAAATATCATAAAAAACGATAATATAGTTTTTATAACACCTATTGAAAAATCCGAAAAAGAACTACTGAGTAAAACTCTTGAAGGCACAATAAGGGTAAACGATGGATTGATTACTATAAACGCTGAATCCGTTTCTCTTGAAGAAATCATAAAAAGCATAATGCAAAAATTAGGATATTCAGTTGTTTTTTCAAAAAAACTGGATAAATCTGTAAATATTTATGCTAAAGATATCACTTTTGATACATTTAAGAGAATAGCAGAAAATTATAATGTAAATATAGAAAAACAGAACAATTTATATTTTGTAAGCGAGACCAGCAATGCTACCAAAACTGTTGATTCATTTATATTTGCTGTTCCGCGCGGCGCTGATAAAATAAACGAACTCGTAAAATTCTACGGCGGTAGCACCTACATAGATACGGATAGTGGACTTGTAATCGCCACTGGTATAAATGCAAAAATTGCTGGTGAAATAAAACAACTGATAGAAAAAATTTCACAGGTGAAATTAGCTTCTATAGAAGTTAAAGTAATAGATGAAGAAACACTGGATTCGTTTGTCTCAGATCTTGGAACAATGTTTATCTCGGATCTTGGAACGATAACAAATCGCGATATGCAATTAAGAATAGGCGTTGGAGATGCTCGAATTGACAAAATTATGAAAAAATTAATAAGTATAGGAAATGAAATAGGGAAAGCAGAAATCGGCATAAACACCACAGCTGGAGCTCTTGAAAAAAATAATGGAAAAAGCAATGTAATTGCCAGCCCAAATATCGTCGCTAAAAGTGGTGAAACTGCAAATATACTAATTGGTGACAAATATCCTATTATTCTCAAACAGGGTGAAAATCAAACTGAAACCATACAATATTTAGAATCTGGAATAAGCCTCAGTATAACTCCTTACATAAATGCTGATGACACCATAGATCTTTCACTGCAAATCAAAGTTAGCTCTTTTGATTGGTCTGTGAGTAACCCGTATGGACTACCAAAAGAAAATACAAGGGAAGTTAATACGAGTTTAACATTAAAAAATGGTCAAACATTGATAATAGGTGGATTAACCAGAGAGGAAAAAAGCAACTCTGTTTCAAAACTTCCAATTTTGGGCGATCTTCCCATAATAGGAAAATTTTTCAAAACAGAAAAAGAAAGTACCATTAAACGTAATATCATAGTCTTTATCACTGCGAAGGTGGTGAAATAA
- the amrB gene encoding AmmeMemoRadiSam system protein B, with translation MIDRIPAVAGTFYPKEQFQLKALLKDFFEEKMELSFLKQNVGLILPHAGYIYSAKTAAFAISKLKDFGKPKTVILIGPNHTGIGKGTFSIWDKGKWITPFGDFAVDTKLAAFLIENNPFIVPDYSSHIAEHSLEVQIPILSYFLGSFKIVPILVNNQSYENVLKLTKTLKEIWEVEKSLLFVASSDMNHYESEDITLQKDTKLIEKILEKDIKGMYEIALKYNISACGIGPIASIIPLFENVKLIHHTTSADISGDSFHTVGYASFLLW, from the coding sequence GTGATTGATAGAATTCCCGCTGTAGCAGGCACATTTTACCCGAAAGAACAATTTCAACTAAAAGCTTTATTAAAAGACTTTTTTGAAGAAAAAATGGAATTATCATTTTTAAAACAAAATGTTGGACTTATATTACCACATGCAGGATATATATACAGTGCTAAAACAGCCGCATTTGCTATTTCTAAACTAAAAGATTTTGGTAAACCCAAAACTGTTATTTTAATAGGACCAAATCACACCGGAATTGGAAAAGGAACTTTTTCAATATGGGATAAAGGAAAATGGATTACTCCATTTGGAGATTTTGCTGTTGATACCAAACTTGCAGCTTTTCTTATAGAAAATAATCCATTCATCGTGCCAGATTATAGCTCGCATATTGCAGAACATTCACTGGAGGTTCAAATACCAATTCTATCGTATTTTCTGGGATCATTCAAAATTGTACCAATACTTGTAAATAATCAATCATACGAAAATGTTTTAAAACTTACTAAAACTTTAAAAGAAATATGGGAGGTTGAAAAATCTTTACTATTCGTGGCATCATCAGATATGAATCATTATGAAAGTGAAGACATAACATTACAAAAGGATACGAAATTGATTGAAAAAATCCTGGAAAAAGATATAAAAGGGATGTACGAAATAGCCTTAAAGTACAATATCTCCGCATGTGGAATAGGTCCTATTGCAAGTATTATCCCGCTTTTTGAAAATGTAAAGCTCATCCATCATACAACAAGCGCTGATATTTCTGGAGACAGTTTTCATACAGTTGGGTATGCAAGTTTTTTACTATGGTAA
- a CDS encoding ComEA family DNA-binding protein encodes MFSGVLLEPNKLKSSEVTYKPRKYVNQIIDLNTASIDEIKTLHGIGPAKAQAIVDYRKKFGPFKSIKDVLNVPGIGTATLEKIKDRIYINDSAEINTNNASKEHVKININTATEQELETLPGIGKVKAKAIVNYRTENGNYTTYEDLLNVSGIGKVTLEKIKPYIEF; translated from the coding sequence ATTTTTTCAGGTGTATTATTAGAACCGAACAAACTAAAAAGTAGTGAAGTCACCTATAAACCAAGAAAATACGTTAATCAAATTATTGATTTAAACACAGCCTCCATTGATGAAATCAAAACATTACACGGAATAGGTCCTGCAAAAGCACAGGCAATAGTAGATTATCGCAAAAAATTTGGGCCTTTTAAGAGCATAAAAGATGTATTGAATGTCCCTGGAATAGGAACTGCTACTTTAGAAAAGATTAAAGACAGAATATACATTAATGATTCTGCAGAAATTAACACCAACAACGCATCAAAAGAGCATGTAAAAATTAACATAAACACTGCCACAGAACAGGAATTAGAAACACTCCCGGGTATTGGTAAGGTGAAAGCTAAAGCTATAGTAAATTACAGAACAGAAAATGGCAACTACACCACCTATGAAGACTTGTTAAATGTAAGTGGGATAGGAAAAGTAACTCTCGAAAAAATAAAACCTTATATTGAATTTTAA